In Deltaproteobacteria bacterium, the sequence ACTGCAATACCTTAAACATGAAAGAACTATTAATAAGCTGGTCAGGATTATTTACAGGCATTAAGTCTGCCTGAGATCCTGGTAGAAAGGCGGTAAGGCCGTTTAAATCAACGTTGAAACCGGCTTTTATCTTCTGGATTATTCTCCCCTCTACAGCCTTACCGGTCCCATACGCCTCCTCTATCCCGCGCCATGCCATTATCTGCCTGGCCTTTTCTTTTGAGAGAACCACATAACCATTTTCATCTTCGGCGTTTTCCAGCAGTGCCTCTATCTCATCCCCCACCTTAACCTGCGGGATTCCGTTTGCATCAAGAAACTCTTTTAGCGGTATGTGGCCTTCTGCTTTGTATCCGATATCAACTATAATCACATCCTTTGCAATGCAGAGCACTTTCCCCTTTATAACCTCGCCAACCTGCGGTTCTTTAATGGCCTTTTCGTAAAACGCTTCATTGTTGTCGCTGGTTGATATTGCTGTATCAATCTTATCTGACATTGTATCCGACACTTTACAACTACCTCCTGATCTATTTAATCAGCCACTGATAGATACATTCAGGGGCAGGCGTAGATATATCACACCCGGAACTAAAGTTCAATCATTGTAATAGCGGAGTGACAGCGGAGAATAAAGGGCTGGATTAGATTAGACCATGCCAGAATGTTATTCTATAACATCCAACTCTATGGGCTCTACCTTAATACCTTTATCGGATAGGAACTTGACAGCCTTATCTATCTCGCCAGCCTCACCTTCCAACTCCAGCGCTACAAGGCCAAGTTTGTCCGATATATTTGCCTGTCTTATATTCGTCACGACCTTATACAATTTGCCGACCTGATATATAAATGGTTCCTTGATAAATTCAGGCGGATAGGTAAGGTAAAATCGTTTTTTCAATGTATTCCTCCGGCGATAGCAGGGATAATGGAAACATCATCGCCCTTTTTAAGCTCTGTGTCTATATTATTTTTGAATCTTATATCCTCGTCATTGACATAGATATTTACAAAACGTCGGAGTTTGCCGTCACCCTCGCATATCCTTTCTTTTAAGCCTGGATAATTCCTTTCCATATCGTCTATAACATCTTTTACAGTCTTGCCTTCTGCAGAAACCTCATCCTGACCATTGGTCAGCTTTCTAAGCGGCGTCGGGATCCTTACCTTTACAGACATTGTTTACCTCCTTATAAATACGGGTTATGGGTTATGGGAAGACAACTATATCTTCTTTATTTTAAGCCTGAAATATTCCCCTTCTTTCTTCACCTCAACAATCCTGTGTCCTTCCTCCTTTATGCTCTTTGGAACATTCTGTATCGGCTCTCCGTCATCCAACACAATCTCTAAAACCTGGCCTGCATCCATACTCTCAAGCTTAAGCTTTGTCTTTACAAAGTTGATAGGACATAAAACGCCCCTTAAATCCAGTGAATCATCTGCCTTTATATCTGCCATTTGTGCACCTTTCCTGTTGTTATCGGTTCGCCGCTTTTAAAAACAGGCTCCATAAATTTCATATAGCTGTCCAGCCCGACCCTGTCAATGGTTGAACCAATACGCTCGCCCCTCTTTCCATTTATTTTGTACCACTCAATCGTTTTTTCTATAACCTCAGGAACCTTTTCGTCCGGGATAAAAATGGCTGCATCGTCCGACTGTCTCGGATGTCTGCCATGCCTTCCGCCAATCCTTACAAAATGGCCGTATCTCTTTGCCTGCCATGATTCTGTAGGGCATGCCCTTATGCAATCGCCGCACCAGATGCACTTCAGCGGGTCGTATATGGGTTTTCCTGTTTCAGGGTGAGCTACTATAGCGCCTTCCTTGCAAGCCTTGCTGCATATTGTACAGCCTGTGCATGTATCCTCATCCCATATAGGCTCCACCACTCCCTGAAAGCCAAGATCCATCTCTTTTGTCCTTGCACAGTCAATTGGACAGCCGGAGAATGAAATCTTGAATTTATGATAACACGCAGTGCCGAAATATTTTTCATCAACCATCCTTGCCATTGCCTGAGTGTCTGTCAGACCATTTGGATTGTATTCACAACCCCCGCATGCGGTTGGCACCCTTACCCGCGGGCCGCAAGATGCAACCTTCTGGCCTATCTTCTCAAGGTCTCTGACCATGTTGTCAAAGTCTTTATAGTCAACATAAAGTATCTCAAGAGATTGCCTGAAGCTTAAATGCACCACGCTTTTTTTGCTGTATTTATCCGCTATTTTTGAAATCTCAATCAATTTTTTTGTATCAATCCTTCCGCCAGGGCACCTGAGCCTTACTGTAAACTGATCCTTTTGACGCTGTTTTATAAAACCGCCGGATTTGAGGTCATTGAAATCTACCTTTACCTCCTGGCCGTCTTTTTTAACGGGGATGCGGGTTACCTTGTCCTCTATAAACTTGTCAACCATTCTAAATCTCCTTAAAATAATTTACTAATTACAATTCAAATCTAAAATCATGTAACGACCATAATACTATACTGCGAAAAAAAATCCAATACATCTTTAAATGCATCTTTAAATGCAGA encodes:
- a CDS encoding sulfurtransferase TusA family protein, which gives rise to MADIKADDSLDLRGVLCPINFVKTKLKLESMDAGQVLEIVLDDGEPIQNVPKSIKEEGHRIVEVKKEGEYFRLKIKKI
- a CDS encoding ubiquitin-like small modifier protein 1; amino-acid sequence: MSVKVRIPTPLRKLTNGQDEVSAEGKTVKDVIDDMERNYPGLKERICEGDGKLRRFVNIYVNDEDIRFKNNIDTELKKGDDVSIIPAIAGGIH
- a CDS encoding 4Fe-4S binding protein; the encoded protein is MVDKFIEDKVTRIPVKKDGQEVKVDFNDLKSGGFIKQRQKDQFTVRLRCPGGRIDTKKLIEISKIADKYSKKSVVHLSFRQSLEILYVDYKDFDNMVRDLEKIGQKVASCGPRVRVPTACGGCEYNPNGLTDTQAMARMVDEKYFGTACYHKFKISFSGCPIDCARTKEMDLGFQGVVEPIWDEDTCTGCTICSKACKEGAIVAHPETGKPIYDPLKCIWCGDCIRACPTESWQAKRYGHFVRIGGRHGRHPRQSDDAAIFIPDEKVPEVIEKTIEWYKINGKRGERIGSTIDRVGLDSYMKFMEPVFKSGEPITTGKVHKWQI
- a CDS encoding NIL domain-containing protein, whose translation is MKKRFYLTYPPEFIKEPFIYQVGKLYKVVTNIRQANISDKLGLVALELEGEAGEIDKAVKFLSDKGIKVEPIELDVIE